In Zingiber officinale cultivar Zhangliang chromosome 3B, Zo_v1.1, whole genome shotgun sequence, a single window of DNA contains:
- the LOC122054875 gene encoding phosphoenolpyruvate carboxykinase (ATP) 1-like: MHGREKPENGICHDDSAPPVKAKTIDELHSLQKKRSAPTTPIKDSAQQGNATFATISEEERQKLQLQSIRSIFNLQTSISFSIIKKGGNIQIPCRILVGHRRINFSKPKRKQFLRTRILEAPEPRLKNPPAAEEPKKNKKIIVEDEIDVKYKSFKKFDTVKEHSDHYFSIPEHLDMVFRLVGKLRCIRTTPEELEDFSTPDFTIYNVGQFPCNRYTHYMTTSTSIDLNLDRKEMVILGTQYAGEMKKGLFGVMHYLMPKRNILSLHSSNNMGKDGDVALFFGLSGTGKTTLSTDHNRLLIGDDEHCWSENDISNIEGGCYAKCIGLTKEKEPDIWNAIKFGTVLENIVFDEHTREVDYSDNSITENTRASYPIEYIPNAKIPCVGLHPKNGILLACDAFGVLPLVSKLTLPQTMYHFISGYTALVHSPLHQAHRYVLENDVDVDPYIE, translated from the exons ATGCACGGGAGGGAGAAACCGGAGAACGGGATCTGCCACGACGACAGCGCTCCGCCGGTGAAGGCGAAGACCATCGACGAACTGCACTCCCTGCAGAAGAAGAGGTCGGCGCCAACCACCCCCATCAAGGACAGCGCGCAGCAGGGCAACGCTACCTTCGCCACCATCTCAGAGGAGGAGCGCCAGAAGCTCCAACTCCAATCCATCaggtcaatatttaatctccaaaCAAGTATCTCTTTctcaataataaaaaaagggggaAACATCCAGATTCCTTGCCGGATACTGGTGGGCCACCGCCGGATCAATTTTTCTAAACCTAAAAGGAAACAATTCTTGAGAACAAGAATCCTTGAAGCACCTGAACCTCGGTTGAAGAATCCTCCTGCTGCCGAAGAGCCAAAAAAGAACAAGAAGATCATTGTTGAAGATGAGATCGATGTGAAGTATAAATCATTTAAGAAATTTGATACTGTTAAAGAACACTCGGATCACTATTTCAGCATCCCAGAGCATCTCGATATGGTGTTCCGTCTTGTCGGGAAATTAAG GTGCATCCGTACTACGCCAGAAGAACTGGAGGATTTCAGTACTCCGGACTTCACAATTTACAATGTTGGCCAGTTTCCATGTAATCGATACACACACTACATGACTACCTCCACCAGCATTGATCTTAATCTTGATAGGAAAGAAATGGTCATCCTTGGCACACAGTATGCCGGGGAGATGAAGAAGGGTTTGTTCGGTGTGATGCACTATCTAATGCCTAAAAGAAACATTCTCTCCCTGCACTCTAGCAACAATATGGGCAAAGATGGTGATGTTGCCCTCTTCTTTGGACTATCAG GCACAGGGAAAACTACTCTGTCTACGGACCACAACAGGCTTCTTATTGGCGATGATGAGCATTGCTGGAGTGAAAATGATATTTCAAACATTGAAGGAGGTTGCTATGCAAAATGTATTGGCCTAACAAAAGAGAAGGAACCTGACATTTGGAATGCCATCAAATTTGGAACCG TGTTAGAAAACATCGTTTTCGATGAACACACTAGGGAAGTAGACTACTCTGATAACTCTATTACAG AGAACACTCGAGCTTCATATCCAATTGAGTATATTCCTAATGCGAAGATACCGTGTGTTGGTCTGCATCCTAAGAATGGCATCCTCTTGGCATGTGATGCTTTTGGCGTGCTTCCACTAGTTAGCAAACTTACTTTACCGCAAACAATGTATCACTTCATCAGCGGTTACACTGCTCTGGTGCACAGTCCATTGcatcaagcacatcgttatgtcttggaaaatgatgttgacGTTGATCCTTATATTGAGTAA